The Callospermophilus lateralis isolate mCalLat2 chromosome 18, mCalLat2.hap1, whole genome shotgun sequence nucleotide sequence GGCGGGAGGCGGGGCGCTGACTATGACCGAGGCAGGCACGGAGAGGTGGGGGCCCTCTGTGGAGAGGGGCTGCTGGCTCCTCTCCTGCAACGGGCAGCCCGCACAGGGTCAGAAGACCACCCCACGGACCCCCGCCCCCCACCAGAGACCTCTGCTCCCCTGGGTCCAGAGCACGTGTGGTGGGCAGCCAGCGTTCCAGGGCCAGGGAAGCTGCAACCCGGGCCCTGGGCACCAGTCCATTGGGTGTCTTCCAGCCCCACCCACTCCCCCCTTctgctgtctgtctgtctatccgtCGCCCGGGTTTGCCCACTGAGAGGTCCTCCTCCTTGTCTGTCAGTTGGCTAGCAGGTCCCTTACCCTGCCTGTCCGTCCTTCCCCTGATCTGTCTGTCAGCCAGTCCTGCTCTCTGCACACCCGCTGGCCAATCTGCCAGTCTGCCTCCTGCCGTCTCAGCCAGGTCCTTCACCCTGACCTCCTGGGGGTCAGCTGTGCCCACAATACCTGTGCTGAGACACTCCCCCCTCCGCCGCTGGCTGCCTTTTCCACATCTGGTTTCGGCTGGGGGGCAATCCTCAACTCCCCCCCTTGGCCCAGTCCCCCCGCCTGGCCCAGCCCTGGTACCTGGGGCAGGAACATCTGCAGGGAGTCCTGAGTGAGGATGGCCGTGGCGGCTGCAGAGGGTGGCTGTCCCAGGACGATCTTCTCCGGGCTGGATGCCAggcctgggctgggctggggggtGGTAGCCTGAGGTGGGGCAGCAGCCTGAGGGGTGGGGGCCTGTGGGGGTTGCTGCACTTGAGGCTGTTGGAGGCCCAGAGGCAGTGGCGTGCTGACCGCTGGGGGGACTGGGGGAGCGGACTGCACCGTGAGGACTGGTGTGGCCTCCCCGGCGGTGGCAGCGGGGGTAGCCGGCTGCACCAGCCCATCGGGAGTATTGAGCATGGCCACGGCACTGGGGGGCAGCGTGACCCCCTGGAGGACGGTGGTGGCAGCAGGGCCAGCGGGTGCCGGCTGGCTCTGTGTGGGCAGGCTGCCGGCAGCGAGTGACACGGGCATCTGGAAGAGTGCAGGCTGGCCCACCTGGATGGGGGCAGCCGAGAGGATGTGGGCAGCACTGTGGGCCCCCGAGTGCGGGGCCAGCACAGGGCCCAGGCTCAGCGGGCCTGCCAGGTTCTGGTTGGTGAGGATGGGGTTGGCGATGAGTTGTCCACCTGCGTGGGGGGCGGCGGCAGTCAGGATCTGTCCCCCCACGTTGGCCGGCAGGGCTGAGAGCGACTGGGGGAGCTGGACGGCAGGCGTGCCGGGCAGCAGGAACTGGTTCTGGCCGGGCAGCATGTGCTGGGCTGGGATGACGATGCTGCTGCCTTGGTTCAGGAGGTGGAGGCTCATGGACTTGTTCAGGGTCCCGGGGGCCGGGGATGGGGCTGCGCCCGTGGTGGTGACAGGGGGCTGCTTGAAGACGTTGGCCTGCAGGGCGGGCGCTGGGAAGCCCGAGAGCACCACATTCTGGCCTGCCTTGCTCGCTGCCATGAAAGTCAGGTTCTGGGGGGCCTTGGGCGGCTGCTGCAGGGTCCCTGGCTCGCCCTGGATGGTGAGTGTGGCGCCCGTGGGGGCGAACGGCTTGGGCGTCAGCTGGTAGAGCTTGGGGGGCAGCACGCCTGCAGGCTTGGGCTGGATGGGTGTGGGGGTGcggtgcagaatcacattgggtgCTGGCACCAGTGGCGACGTGCCGAGGCCGGGGGCCACCGCCAGGGGCTGTCCTGAGGGTGCCCCGCTGGCTGCTGCCGTGGCTGCCCCCGTCCCCGCGAACACAGAGTTCCCGTTGAGTGTAGTGGCTACAGCCGCCGGGAGGCTCTTCTGGATGACCAGGCCAGCCCCCTGGGGGGACACACCAGCTGAAGCCAGGGTCACTGGCTCTGAGGGCCCAGCTGCTGAGGCCAGGTAGCCGCTGACAGGCACCTGCTTGGCCAGCAGCTGGGAGGTGGGTGGGTTGAGCGCCATGACGGGCTGCCCCACCACCTGGATGGGTGCCAGGCCAAGGGTGGCTGCTGTGGTCCCCCCAGGGCTGCCATTGGGCAGGCCCTGGAGGCCTGGGATGGGCTGCAGGGTCACATTGCCCAGGCCTACGGGCTGCAAGAAGGGCTGGACACTCAGGGCCTTGTTGACCATGTCCTGGGGGGGGACCAAGGCCTGGTGGGTCAGCACAGTGGGTGGGGCCTGCAGCCCCAGAAGGTCGGCACTGCCTGGGAAGAGGGCCTGGGGTCCTGCGGCCACAGCGGCTGCCCCTGCAGCACCCGTGGGACCTGCCCCACCATCCGCGGGCTGCAGGGTGGGCAGTTGGAAGGGACCCAGGTCCAGCTCGGCCTCGGCCTCGAGCGTCTGCTCCGTGATGTTGGCTTCCTGGAGACTCTGCTGCAGGATGTCGCAGGGCTGGTCGGCGCCCCCGCCGCCCCCGCCACCCCCTGTGGCGGGCGAGCCCAGAATGTCATCTTCCAGGAAGTCCAGGTCCACACTGGGCGCCGGCTGGCTGGGCTCTGGGTTCAGGTGGTTGCCAGGAGCTTCTTGCACATGGAGCTGGggtgagggaggggaagggggagagcTGAGGTTAGTGAAGAGCACACCCGGCGTCACCGTCACTGCAGCCTGTTCAGGAAACTCCACGGGGCTGGGCTGCGGCTCAGTgtcagagcgctcgcctggcacttgcgagtccctgggttcaatccccggcaccacatagaaataaattaataaaacaaagtatcgtgtccaactacaactaaaaaataaatattaaaacaaaaaaccagAAAGAATGCTCCAGCCAGAACGCGCTGGCCCTGCGATGTGACCCCAGCTCTGCCAGCGCCTGTGTGGCAACCTGGGGCTTGCTTAGTCTGACTTCAGTTTCTCACGGGTCCCATCAGCAGAtggtaataaaaatgaatttttaaatagttcctttttattttttgagtcagggtctcactaagttgcttagggcccccctgaattgctgaggttggcctcaaattgcaatcctcctgccttggtctcctgAGGTGCCAGGATTATCGGCGTGCGCCACCATTCCTGGCGAGTTCAACATTTCCAAAGCCCTTTTCAGCCTGAGGGGGACACAATCCAGGCTGCGCGTGTGTGAGCTGGAGCCCCACGGGCGGTACTTGGGCTTGGAATATGTCACCTTCACTAATCTTAGACCAGATAATGGATCAAAACCTGTAACTTGAAAGTTCTGAATGAACCCATGGAGGGCTTAGAGCAACGCCCAGAACAGCACGCGTGTGAGAAACAGAGGGGTTATTATTGTCCCTGTTTTTAGTAAAAGCCCAGCAAGAGGTGCTGCTACATCCTCCTTCCAAGCAGGGAGGCCACCTGGGCCCCAGCTGGTGAGGAGAGAGGAGGGGGCACCACAGGACAGGGCTCTGTTTGGCCAAACTGAATGAGCACCTGGGAGGCCACTGTGCCCCGGGGTTCTGAGGCCAAATGGTACAAAGTGCCAGCCTTAGGGACAGTGTGAGAACTCACCGACACCAGGTGTGAAATGTGCTAGGAACCCAGCCGGGGACCTCACAGGTGAAAGAGTGACAGTTACGATGGGAATAACGTtcacaaaataataaaagtacaGGGTAATCATCGTCTCAGGTCTATACACATAACAACTCTGCCGGgacatgttgttgttgtttctaaaTGTAAACATTTATGTCATGAAAGGCAGATTACTCGGAATATAATATTATAGTCGCTGGAAGAACTAAATGGAAATTAGCATCCACACCATTTGTACCTTAAGATACCGAGAGCCGGGCGCAGGGAACGAGGCCAGGGCAGGGGCCCGGCAGGTGCTCCAGTGCATCCGGACTTCCCCACTCTGAACTTTGTGGTCACCACACCTTCATCCCCCAGGCAGAGACATGTCTGTGTGAGGAGGCCCCTCTCCAGGCCATCCTGCATGGCTAAGCTGGGGCAGGACCCCTGCCTTCCCCATCCCTCTCTCCAGAGCAGTGTCCCATGGTGAGCCCAGCTCCCAGAACTGCTCTGCACCAGCTGGCTCAAGGACACACTGGCCTCACACACGGTCACGGAAGTCCAACCGCGTGGACTGCCCCACCTTGTTCCTGGTGACTGTCCCCTGCACTGGTTCATCaaagcctccaggggacacacccAGGCTTTCCCTCTGGCCTTTGGGGCCTCCTCCCTCTGCCTGCTTTTTGAGCAACTCGAGTGATGACTGGGAGCGTGGACACTTACCCCAGGACCTTCATAGAAGGCACTTTGGGACTCCCCAGGGGCATCCAGGAGGTCATCGCTGTCCAGCTGCAACAAGACCCATCCCCACCTGAAGTTAAAGGTCAGCAGGGCAGGCCCAAATTCTACAGCAGTAACCCTGAAGGCAATTTGGGGTTATTCTAGACAAAAAGAGGAGGGTGAGGTGGAGGGTATAGGAACCTTGGCCCCAGAGAAAATGGGCTTGGTGGCCCACTCAGAACCCAAGGCACCCCAGGCCCAGGCCAAGCCCCAGGCTGGCCTTCAGGGCTCTTCTGGTGTGTCTTCCTTGGACTTGAGACCTCTGCCTCGGTGCCTGTGGCCAAGCCATGCCCCTGTCTTTGGCCCTCAGTCTCCGGCAGCGCGTCCTTTGGGTGCTGCCTGCTCCCGACCACTGCCCTTCCCTCTCACCAGGTCACCCCTCCTTCACACAGCCCACTACCTAACACACCACAGAGGCCTGTTTCTGAGAGGGTGAGACCCGGTTCTGAGTTCCAGGAGCATCTCTGGTGCCTAGAACAGGCTCTGGCATCCATACTTAAGGGCCCAGTGTGGGTCTGTCCATGGCTGAGGACTTCTAAAATTTTCTCTCAGCTGAAGGTCTCTCCAGAACCCCAACTTGTACATCCAACATCCCACCAGGACTTCTGGAATCTGCTCTGAATTTCAACTCTTAGAAACACAGCACTACAATCCGTTTAGTTGCTCAAGTCAAAATCTGGTAGTTGCTCGAGGCCCTCTCAATCCCCTGACATCAAATCCACTAGCAGTTCTATTAGTTCCACCTTCCAAACAGATCCTGAGCCAGCACTTCCCACCCCCCACTGCCTGAGTCGCAGCCAGGCCAGTGTCTCCCGCTGCATTTGCGCCAGCTCCGTGACTTACTCGGTACCTCTCCTCTCTAGCCCAGAGCTCATCCCCTCCCTCTGAGCGTGGGCCAGACTTAAGGACTCTCTGCTGTGAATACAACAAGACAGAAGCGACCATGCAGGACTCTGGAGACTGGGTCATAAAAGGTACTGTGGCTTCCTCCTTGTTCTTTCAGAGCATTCATTCGGGGGAACCCTGCTGCCATGTCCTGAGGACACTCCAGCAGTGCCACGGAGAGGCCCACTTGATGAGGAACTCAGGCCTCctacaagtagccataggcaggaGTCATGGCAAAAGGACATTTTCTAGCCCCAGAGAGCCCTCAGATGACACAGCCCCCATCAATGTTTTGATTGTGCCATCATAAGAGTCCCTGAACCAGAAACATCCACTTAAGCTGCCTGCAAGTTCCTAAGTATCACAAACTGTAACAGATGTCTCAAGTCATATGGAGATGATTTGTTGCAAGGCCAGAGAAAACTAATAGAGCTGCTCATAGCCTCACCCTTGCTCCAATCTCCAGGGTGAAAAGTGAATCTGGGATTCTCTTGCTCAATAACCCATGAGGGCTGCTGTCACATTCTGAATGAAGAATCCAAACTCCTTTGTCAGGGCTTCGCAGGCCCACATAACCTGGTGACTTCTGTCCACTCCATCTTACGTCCTACTAGTTTCCCCTTCAGTTTGGCCCAATCAGCCTTCTTTCTGTTCCTTGAACATGCCACTCCCTTTCCTACCTTTGTATCTGCCAGGAGCACTGTGGCTACCTTCAACGTCATCCTCTCTGACCACAGCAGATAATGGAAACTCTCaatcctttcattttcttttaattgtgtgtgtgagtgtgtgtgtgtgtgtgtgtgtgtgtgtttgtatgtgtacacacacacacatgtgcacacattgCCAGGGAATGAATGAGGGACTTATGTGTGCTGGGCAGgtgttataccactgagctacactccagccCAAACCTCTTTCTTGTGCAGAAGACATCCTTATTTCTCACCATATTGTGCACAGTGGTTTCATATTACCTTTATTAATTATCGTCTTCTTTGCTTAGCAAAGAGATACATGTGGTGTAAGGGCAAGAATTTACTATTTTGCTCATCAATATAACCCCAGTACCTGGCTTATACAAAGCACAGAGCAGACATCTATTGAATCAAGGGGACACATTTCACTGCCAATTCCATAGCTCTCTATCCAGGAATGCCTCTCTCTGACCCATATTTACCTTCTCGGATCCATGCAAGAAGTCATTGAGGGCCTGAGGGTCActgaaagagagaaaaggaagagacACTGAGGAGGTGAgctgggagggggaaggggagtgGGGTGCTTGAGAGAGAGGGCGGGTGGGGAACCCATTACTCACCAAATCACGTCTAGTAAGCATCTCCCATCCTCATCATCCATCGCCACTGGATGGGGTGGGGTCAGGAAGAGGGCGAGGGAGACAAGGTTAGATCGTGACAGTTTGCTCAGTCCCCTCCCTTCAGGGGAGCCCCCTGGAGGGGTCAGAGTTTCTGCTTCCTTGAGTTTGTGGGGCAGATGAGA carries:
- the Bicra gene encoding BRD4-interacting chromatin-remodeling complex-associated protein isoform X2 is translated as MDDEDGRCLLDVICDPQALNDFLHGSEKLDSDDLLDAPGESQSAFYEGPGLHVQEAPGNHLNPEPSQPAPSVDLDFLEDDILGSPATGGGGGGGGADQPCDILQQSLQEANITEQTLEAEAELDLGPFQLPTLQPADGGAGPTGAAGAAAVAAGPQALFPGSADLLGLQAPPTVLTHQALVPPQDMVNKALSVQPFLQPVGLGNVTLQPIPGLQGLPNGSPGGTTAATLGLAPIQVVGQPVMALNPPTSQLLAKQVPVSGYLASAAGPSEPVTLASAGVSPQGAGLVIQKSLPAAVATTLNGNSVFAGTGAATAAASGAPSGQPLAVAPGLGTSPLVPAPNVILHRTPTPIQPKPAGVLPPKLYQLTPKPFAPTGATLTIQGEPGTLQQPPKAPQNLTFMAASKAGQNVVLSGFPAPALQANVFKQPPVTTTGAAPSPAPGTLNKSMSLHLLNQGSSIVIPAQHMLPGQNQFLLPGTPAVQLPQSLSALPANVGGQILTAAAPHAGGQLIANPILTNQNLAGPLSLGPVLAPHSGAHSAAHILSAAPIQVGQPALFQMPVSLAAGSLPTQSQPAPAGPAATTVLQGVTLPPSAVAMLNTPDGLVQPATPAATAGEATPVLTVQSAPPVPPAVSTPLPLGLQQPQVQQPPQAPTPQAAAPPQATTPQPSPGLASSPEKIVLGQPPSAAATAILTQDSLQMFLPQERSQQPLSTEGPHLSVPASVIVSAPPPAQDPALATPTAKGAGLGPQAPDSQASPAPAPQMVTTPFPALPQPKALLERFHQVPSGIILQNKTGGAPTVPQTSTSLGPLANPTASVLVSGQAPSGTPTASSHPPAQAPMATTGLPPLLPAESKTFASNLPTLSVAKAAVSGPGKSSGLQYESKLSSLKKPPTLQPSKEACFLEHLHRHQGSVLHPDYKTAFPSFEDALHRLLPYHVYQGALPSPNDYHRVDEEFETVSTQLLKRTQAMLNKYRLLLLEESRRVSPSAEMVMIDRMFIQEEKTTLALDKQLAKEKPDEYVSSSRSLGLPVSASSEGHRLTGHGPPSSSASGASAQPPPHLPTKLVIRHGGAGGSPSVTWARASSSLSSSSSSSAASSLDADEDGPMPSRNRPPIKTYEARSRIGLKLKIKQEAGLSKVVHNTALDPVHQPPPPPPAALKVAEPPPRPPPPPPPTGQMNGTVDHPPPADRKAAVPAAHCPRLPLRKTYRENVEAPSAAESTVRARGGSPAPLPTKVDEATSGLIRELAAVEDELYQRMLKGAPPEPAAGAGQGGDSGEAAWEAPPLPPAKRRKSESPDVDQASFSSDSPQDDTLTEHLQSAIDSILNLQQAPGRTPAPPYPHAGPAAVTPTSPSPLHRPEAYPPSSHNGGLGARTLNR
- the Bicra gene encoding BRD4-interacting chromatin-remodeling complex-associated protein isoform X3; the protein is MDDEDGRCLLDVICDPQALNDFLHGSEKLDSDDLLDAPGESQSAFYEGPGLHVQEAPGNHLNPEPSQPAPSVDLDFLEDDILGSPATGGGGGGGGADQPCDILQQSLQEANITEQTLEAEAELDLGPFQLPTLQPADGGAGPTGAAGAAAVAAGPQALFPGSADLLGLQAPPTVLTHQALVPPQDMVNKALSVQPFLQPVGLGNVTLQPIPGLQGLPNGSPGGTTAATLGLAPIQVVGQPVMALNPPTSQLLAKQVPVSGYLASAAGPSEPVTLASAGVSPQGAGLVIQKSLPAAVATTLNGNSVFAGTGAATAAASGAPSGQPLAVAPGLGTSPLVPAPNVILHRTPTPIQPKPAGVLPPKLYQLTPKPFAPTGATLTIQGEPGTLQQPPKAPQNLTFMAASKAGQNVVLSGFPAPALQANVFKQPPVTTTGAAPSPAPGTLNKSMSLHLLNQGSSIVIPAQHMLPGQNQFLLPGTPAVQLPQSLSALPANVGGQILTAAAPHAGGQLIANPILTNQNLAGPLSLGPVLAPHSGAHSAAHILSAAPIQVGQPALFQMPVSLAAGSLPTQSQPAPAGPAATTVLQGVTLPPSAVAMLNTPDGLVQPATPAATAGEATPVLTVQSAPPVPPAVSTPLPLGLQQPQVQQPPQAPTPQAAAPPQATTPQPSPGLASSPEKIVLGQPPSAAATAILTQDSLQMFLPQERSQQPLSTEGPHLSVPASVIVSAPPPAQDPALATPTAKGAGLGPQAPDSQASPAPAPQVPSGIILQNKTGGAPTVPQTSTSLGPLANPTASVLVSGQAPSGTPTASSHPPAQAPMATTGLPPLLPAESKTFASNLPTLSVAKAAVSGPGKSSGLQYESKLSSLKKPPTLQPSKEACFLEHLHRHQGSVLHPDYKTAFPSFEDALHRLLPYHVYQGALPSPNDYHRVDEEFETVSTQLLKRTQAMLNKYRLLLLEESRRVSPSAEMVMIDRMFIQEEKTTLALDKQLAKEKPDEYVSSSRSLGLPVSASSEGHRLTGHGPPSSSASGASAQPPPHLPTKLVIRHGGAGGSPSVTWARASSSLSSSSSSSAASSLDADEDGPMPSRNRPPIKTYEARSRIGLKLKIKQEAGLSKVVHNTALDPVHQPPPPPPAALKVAEPPPRPPPPPPPTGQMNGTVDHPPPADRKAAVPAAHCPRLPLRKTYRENVEAPSAAESTVRARGGSPAPLPTKVDEATSGLIRELAAVEDELYQRMLKGAPPEPAAGAGQGGDSGEAAWEAPPLPPAKRRKSESPDVDQASFSSDSPQDDTLTEHLQSAIDSILNLQQAPGRTPAPPYPHAGPAAVTPTSPSPLHRPEAYPPSSHNGGLGARTLNR